Proteins found in one Erythrobacter sp. KY5 genomic segment:
- a CDS encoding TonB-dependent receptor plug domain-containing protein, with the protein MILRDGVPISRAAGNTEFQEVDPLTIRYIEVFKGANGLRYGSTQLGGAVNVVNRLSGFQLRSLESRLFPGQVIFAHFSIYSAGMSFDAVADRSSGSCSLGGAQCSYEHRRPYE; encoded by the coding sequence ATGATCCTACGTGATGGCGTTCCGATAAGCCGCGCAGCGGGCAATACCGAGTTCCAGGAAGTCGATCCCCTGACCATTCGCTATATCGAGGTTTTCAAGGGTGCTAACGGCCTTCGCTACGGCTCGACGCAGCTCGGCGGTGCGGTGAACGTGGTAAACCGACTGTCCGGTTTTCAGCTACGCTCCCTTGAAAGCCGTCTTTTTCCAGGTCAGGTGATTTTCGCTCATTTTAGCATCTATTCTGCTGGGATGAGTTTTGATGCAGTTGCAGACCGATCATCAGGCTCATGCTCATTAGGTGGGGCGCAGTGCTCGTACGAGCATCGCCGTCCATATGAGTAG
- a CDS encoding SulP family inorganic anion transporter, translating into MRTKLSRYLPILEWGRDYNRSILADDLMAAVIVTIMLIPQSLAYALLAGLPPVVGLYASILPLMLYALFGTSRTLAVGPVAVISLMTASAAGSVAAQGTAEYLEAAITLAMLSGVMLAILGLLRAGFLANLLSHPVISGFITASGILIATSQIKHILGVDAGGDNWPAMLGSLALAIGDTNGWTLAVGIPATLFLFWVRKGGSPALQVMGVRQRSADLVTKASPILAVALSILAVIALELGERNVSLVGPIPQGLPPFAIRGTDIALIEKLWVPALLISVIGFVESVSVAQTLAAKRRQRISPDQELIGLGSANIASALSGGYPVTGGFARSAVNFDAGAQTPAAGAFTAAGIALATLFLTPLLFNLPIATLAATIIVAVLSLVDLKTPGQLWRYSKTDFIAHAVTIAITLLAGVEMGVIAGVGVGLVLYLWRASRPHAAIVGRVPETEHFRNIARHKVFTVPHVLSIRIDEALTYLNARWLEEYVLEEVADRPAVRHVILMCSAVNEVDASGLESLEAINHRLGDGGIGLHLSEVKGPVMDRLKRTRFIEELNGKVFLSQDKAFAEVSLDTGEPPAPVDHYLARGLI; encoded by the coding sequence ATGCGAACGAAATTGTCGCGCTATCTTCCGATCCTTGAGTGGGGTCGGGATTACAATCGATCGATCCTGGCCGATGACCTGATGGCAGCGGTGATCGTGACCATCATGCTGATACCCCAAAGCCTAGCTTATGCCTTGCTTGCCGGACTTCCCCCGGTTGTCGGGCTGTATGCCTCCATCCTCCCGCTCATGCTTTACGCGCTGTTTGGAACGAGCCGAACGCTGGCCGTCGGGCCGGTAGCTGTCATTTCGCTGATGACCGCGAGTGCAGCGGGATCGGTCGCGGCGCAGGGGACTGCCGAATATCTCGAGGCGGCGATTACGCTGGCGATGTTGTCCGGCGTCATGCTCGCCATTCTTGGGCTGCTTCGCGCCGGGTTTCTTGCTAATTTGCTGTCGCACCCGGTCATCAGCGGGTTTATTACCGCTTCGGGCATCCTTATCGCGACGAGCCAGATCAAGCACATCCTCGGGGTCGACGCAGGGGGCGATAACTGGCCGGCAATGCTAGGGTCGCTGGCTTTGGCGATTGGCGATACCAATGGCTGGACGCTCGCCGTCGGCATCCCTGCGACCCTTTTTCTATTTTGGGTCCGAAAGGGAGGATCGCCTGCCCTGCAGGTCATGGGCGTGCGTCAACGGTCGGCTGATCTCGTCACAAAAGCGAGCCCGATCCTCGCGGTCGCGCTCTCGATACTCGCCGTGATCGCACTCGAGCTGGGCGAACGAAATGTCAGCCTAGTCGGTCCCATTCCGCAAGGCCTGCCGCCCTTTGCCATCCGCGGTACCGACATCGCCCTTATCGAAAAACTGTGGGTCCCGGCCCTCCTGATTTCGGTAATTGGCTTCGTCGAAAGTGTTTCGGTTGCGCAGACCCTTGCCGCCAAGCGGCGTCAGCGCATCTCCCCCGATCAGGAACTCATAGGGCTGGGATCAGCCAATATCGCAAGCGCCCTTTCCGGCGGATATCCGGTCACCGGCGGCTTTGCCCGTTCCGCAGTGAACTTTGACGCAGGCGCGCAGACACCGGCTGCCGGAGCATTCACAGCCGCCGGGATCGCGCTGGCGACGCTGTTCCTGACACCGCTCCTTTTCAATCTTCCGATTGCAACCTTGGCCGCAACAATCATCGTGGCCGTCCTGAGCCTCGTCGACCTCAAGACGCCCGGCCAGCTTTGGCGCTATTCCAAGACCGACTTCATCGCGCATGCCGTGACCATCGCAATCACCCTGCTCGCAGGGGTCGAGATGGGCGTGATTGCGGGTGTCGGCGTCGGCCTTGTCCTCTATCTATGGCGCGCCAGTCGACCCCACGCTGCAATCGTCGGGCGAGTCCCGGAGACGGAGCACTTCCGCAATATCGCCCGGCACAAGGTTTTCACCGTCCCGCATGTCCTTTCGATCCGCATCGACGAGGCGCTGACCTATCTCAACGCGCGATGGCTTGAGGAATATGTGCTTGAGGAAGTCGCTGACCGGCCCGCCGTTCGCCATGTCATCCTGATGTGCAGCGCCGTCAACGAGGTCGATGCATCTGGCCTCGAAAGTCTTGAGGCGATCAACCACAGGCTTGGCGATGGCGGCATCGGACTTCACCTTTCCGAAGTAAAAGGCCCGGTCATGGATCGACTGAAACGCACGCGCTTCATAGAGGAATTGAATGGGAAAGTTTTCCTCTCGCAGGACAAGGCTTTCGCCGAAGTGTCGCTTGATACAGGCGAGCCCCCTGCACCGGTTGATCACTATCTGGCGCGCGGTCTGATCTGA
- a CDS encoding PepSY domain-containing protein has protein sequence MTNRRWFDLHSWLGVMSGLLLFVICWSGTMATISGELDWLANPDLRVTEQDNRAEYHEIYDAVEEAFPGSTVSTVREPLYANFASEVYIDTPLDQRRRVYVDPYSAKVLGSTSYFTIQRFFRSFHMNLFGPFSFVQEDGLGYYIVGLVGVLMLASLVTSLFFYKRWWRRFFELKIGSGAKAFWSSAHKVCGLWSLWFLLVIGITGTWYLYEHSRLRLADGIAAHTDTFEGSVHRLPALISAEEALPLKTLVERVQSERPGLRIKSIRPNSEGYFYVEGQDGDILVRDRANKMYLDPATGGVVFSQEATDLSAYWYFSDMADPLHFGDFGGLWTKLIWVIFGLGLSGLALTGTWLHVKRLRRDRWGRAQWTGTLAAVGLTYAILGVSAWHGIHEIKDYGPIIDGAQQWPMAPFGVWAVVGAWVALTATILLIWTAMLVRALRPT, from the coding sequence ATGACCAACCGCCGCTGGTTCGACTTGCACAGCTGGCTCGGCGTGATGTCGGGCTTGCTGCTTTTCGTCATCTGCTGGTCCGGCACCATGGCCACGATCAGTGGCGAACTCGACTGGCTGGCAAACCCGGACCTGCGCGTGACGGAGCAGGATAACCGTGCCGAATATCACGAAATCTACGATGCCGTAGAAGAAGCGTTTCCTGGATCAACAGTTTCGACTGTCAGGGAGCCGCTTTACGCCAATTTCGCGAGCGAGGTATACATCGATACGCCTCTTGACCAGCGGCGGCGGGTCTATGTCGATCCCTATTCTGCTAAGGTGTTGGGGAGCACGTCCTACTTCACCATCCAGCGCTTCTTTCGCAGCTTCCACATGAACCTGTTCGGACCTTTCAGCTTCGTGCAGGAAGACGGACTTGGCTACTACATCGTCGGATTGGTCGGCGTCTTGATGCTGGCTTCGCTCGTTACGAGCCTGTTTTTCTACAAACGCTGGTGGCGTCGTTTCTTCGAATTGAAAATCGGAAGCGGCGCGAAAGCGTTCTGGAGCAGCGCACACAAAGTGTGCGGCCTATGGAGCCTGTGGTTCCTGCTAGTCATCGGCATAACCGGAACGTGGTATCTCTATGAGCACAGCCGTCTGAGGCTGGCTGACGGGATAGCAGCTCACACAGATACGTTTGAAGGATCGGTACATCGGCTTCCTGCGCTCATCAGCGCCGAGGAAGCGTTGCCTCTCAAGACGCTGGTTGAGCGGGTGCAGTCGGAAAGACCTGGTTTGCGGATCAAGTCGATACGGCCGAACAGCGAAGGATACTTTTACGTCGAGGGGCAGGATGGAGACATTCTGGTCCGTGACCGGGCCAATAAGATGTATCTCGACCCGGCAACCGGCGGAGTCGTTTTCAGTCAAGAAGCGACCGATCTCTCGGCTTACTGGTATTTCTCGGACATGGCCGATCCACTGCATTTCGGAGATTTCGGCGGACTATGGACCAAGCTGATCTGGGTGATCTTCGGTCTCGGCCTGTCGGGCCTTGCGCTGACTGGCACGTGGCTGCACGTCAAACGACTTCGGCGCGACCGATGGGGGCGTGCGCAATGGACTGGCACCCTCGCTGCGGTAGGACTAACATATGCTATTCTCGGCGTGTCTGCCTGGCATGGGATACATGAGATCAAAGACTACGGTCCGATTATCGATGGTGCGCAGCAATGGCCGATGGCACCGTTTGGTGTGTGGGCTGTGGTGGGTGCATGGGTCGCGCTGACCGCCACGATCCTACTCATATGGACGGCGATGCTCGTACGAGCACTGCGCCCCACCTAA
- the istB gene encoding IS21-like element helper ATPase IstB, whose protein sequence is MSLESVRQSLRELRLDGMYAALDQQSTSTAYAEMAFVDRLEHLAISEKLERQTRTRQRLFRQAKFKHKSADPADIQFGGERALDKSQIAELLMCDWFEHTDNLLISGATGTGKTWLACCFGVAAVNKGLSVKYFRTNPLLEEMRLSHHDGSIAKLRASLVRVSLLILDDFGIAPINEDAKEDLLELLDGRSDNGSTLIVGQLDPSEWHNYLDSPHLADAIVDRLTQRSHKLALRGPSLRARR, encoded by the coding sequence ATGAGCTTGGAATCAGTCCGCCAGTCGCTTCGTGAACTGCGCCTCGACGGCATGTATGCAGCTCTCGATCAGCAAAGCACCTCGACGGCCTATGCGGAGATGGCGTTTGTCGATCGGCTCGAGCATCTTGCGATTAGTGAGAAGCTCGAGAGGCAAACGCGAACCCGCCAAAGGCTCTTTCGCCAAGCGAAATTCAAGCACAAGTCTGCCGACCCGGCAGACATCCAGTTTGGTGGTGAGAGGGCGCTCGACAAATCACAGATTGCAGAATTGCTCATGTGTGACTGGTTCGAGCATACCGACAACCTGTTGATTTCGGGAGCGACCGGGACCGGGAAAACTTGGCTGGCATGTTGTTTTGGCGTGGCGGCGGTCAACAAAGGACTGTCGGTAAAGTACTTCCGAACAAACCCTCTGCTCGAAGAGATGCGTTTGTCCCATCACGATGGTTCAATCGCGAAACTCCGAGCGTCGCTAGTCAGGGTGTCGCTGTTGATCTTGGATGATTTTGGTATCGCACCCATCAATGAAGATGCGAAAGAAGATCTGCTTGAGCTCTTGGATGGCAGAAGCGACAACGGATCGACCTTGATTGTTGGTCAGCTCGATCCTTCCGAATGGCACAACTACCTAGATTCTCCGCACTTGGCGGATGCTATCGTAGACCGACTGACGCAGAGATCGCACAAGCTGGCGCTTCGAGGGCCATCCCTGCGAGCACGTCGGTAA
- a CDS encoding SDR family oxidoreductase → MGQPGEVAALAAFLASDESSYMNGQIIAVDGGYSA, encoded by the coding sequence ATGGGACAGCCGGGAGAGGTCGCCGCGCTCGCCGCTTTCTTGGCAAGCGATGAGTCAAGCTACATGAATGGTCAGATCATCGCAGTCGATGGAGGGTACAGCGCATAG
- a CDS encoding xanthine dehydrogenase family protein subunit M, with translation MRPFQYSKARALSDATQLASDASTMLIAGGTNLIDLMKLQVETPGTLADINSIGLREIEETGDGGLRLGALSTNTETAVHPRVRSDYPVLARAILAGATQQLRNKATNGGNLCQRTRCTYFTKPDQPCNKRDPGSGCGAIGGVAKLHAVLGASDQCIATYPGDMAVALSALDALVEIYSPDGSNRTVPVRDFHCLPGETPWRDNVLEAGEVITAVTLPPAVGGTQLYRKVRERSSYAFALVSIAALIKIEGGCFTRADLAFGGLAHKPWHDPRIAEALIGQAPSDELFDLAADILLENAQGHGDNDFKIPLARRTLHAVLSQAVEEAA, from the coding sequence ATGAGGCCGTTCCAATACTCCAAAGCCCGCGCCCTGTCCGACGCGACACAGCTGGCTAGCGACGCCAGCACGATGCTGATCGCAGGCGGAACCAACCTCATCGACTTGATGAAGCTTCAGGTTGAGACGCCCGGCACACTTGCCGACATCAATTCGATCGGCCTCAGAGAGATCGAAGAGACCGGTGATGGCGGCCTCAGGCTCGGTGCGCTGTCGACCAATACCGAGACTGCGGTCCACCCGCGCGTTCGTTCGGATTACCCCGTCTTGGCGCGCGCGATCCTCGCAGGGGCTACCCAGCAATTGCGCAACAAGGCGACGAACGGTGGCAATCTGTGTCAGCGCACGCGCTGCACCTACTTCACCAAACCCGACCAACCCTGCAACAAGCGCGATCCCGGCAGCGGCTGCGGCGCCATCGGCGGTGTAGCCAAGCTCCACGCCGTACTGGGTGCAAGCGATCAATGCATCGCGACTTATCCAGGTGACATGGCCGTCGCGCTGAGTGCGCTTGACGCGCTGGTAGAGATATACTCGCCAGATGGCTCCAATCGCACAGTGCCAGTGCGCGACTTCCATTGCCTGCCGGGCGAGACCCCCTGGCGCGACAATGTGCTGGAGGCAGGCGAGGTCATCACCGCCGTCACTCTGCCACCGGCGGTCGGCGGGACGCAGCTTTACCGCAAGGTGCGCGAGCGGTCTTCCTATGCCTTTGCGCTGGTCTCGATCGCCGCGCTGATCAAGATTGAGGGAGGCTGCTTCACCCGCGCAGACCTTGCTTTTGGCGGTCTTGCGCATAAGCCGTGGCACGATCCACGCATCGCCGAGGCGCTCATCGGTCAAGCACCGTCGGACGAGCTCTTCGACTTAGCCGCCGACATTCTGCTCGAAAACGCGCAGGGTCACGGCGACAACGATTTCAAGATTCCGCTCGCGAGGCGCACGCTCCACGCGGTGCTTTCGCAGGCGGTGGAGGAGGCGGCATGA
- a CDS encoding TonB-dependent siderophore receptor, translating into MKKFVLLLGSASLALSFTTAASAQVVSEASDAVADDDAIVVTGEREYLYREEDTDALGFDIPLAEVPATVNVITEDFLEDVRAYDVEDVLTYVPGVITGGFSGGTSTTFLVRGFENTATYFNGLRQFRSISQTPSLDNIARVEIVKGPAGAEFGVADAGGILNFVTLKPEREFSAEAFAGVGDFGYRRIGSDVTGPINHDGSLRYRVIGAYSERAEWRDGRPDETPRWTIAPSIAWDYAPDGNLLIEYQHTYSDEPLDRGIFYIEGAEFLTGEDNFAPRTFSQMQSANVQESHVDRFDIRLSQDLGANFGIDLAYQRIVEDGFEFQAQFARIRDLYDADGLTYNGSTAPVPYGGSRDEETKRTIDNISAVMRGEFEIGITEHKIRLGYQRSDAIFAADFRGNGGVGRRIITNTLDIFNPDNDQELTFDGRNNNLSFTNSQDVESFFAQWSGNFGDRLRIVAGLRHDQADFFTRFDTTDGVGTPSPNVSEEISFRVAGSYDLTDRLTAFAGYSDSYTPQSGTTADLEPIEALHNISYEVGLKAELFSDRVLWTNTVYQITQNNIAAVDPNDETNMFQILFGEVRIRGFESEFVGAVTNTLDVSAGVALQESKNVRTEDAAVEDNEFFGVPNYQLSAFANYRLADLGLPDLAVRTGVIHVGDREGNAENNFELPAFTRVDFGLRYTLNSQTDFDLFVENLFDEIYYEQTQGRSRPENGIIPGDRRLVQFNVTHRF; encoded by the coding sequence ATGAAGAAATTCGTTCTGCTGCTTGGATCAGCCAGCCTAGCTCTCTCGTTCACAACCGCTGCCAGTGCGCAAGTGGTTTCGGAGGCAAGCGATGCGGTAGCAGATGATGACGCTATCGTCGTCACAGGTGAGCGAGAGTATCTTTATCGCGAGGAGGACACCGACGCGCTCGGCTTTGACATCCCGCTGGCCGAAGTGCCTGCAACGGTGAACGTAATCACCGAAGATTTTCTGGAAGACGTGCGCGCCTACGATGTCGAAGACGTGCTGACCTATGTGCCCGGCGTGATCACAGGTGGTTTCAGCGGCGGAACCAGCACTACCTTTCTCGTGCGTGGGTTTGAGAACACTGCCACCTATTTCAATGGACTGCGCCAATTCAGGTCGATTTCTCAGACGCCATCGCTCGACAATATCGCCCGCGTCGAAATCGTTAAGGGGCCGGCTGGAGCCGAATTCGGCGTGGCCGACGCTGGCGGCATCCTGAATTTCGTGACGCTCAAACCGGAACGAGAGTTCTCCGCCGAGGCGTTCGCAGGCGTTGGTGATTTCGGTTATCGACGTATCGGAAGCGATGTCACAGGCCCGATCAACCATGACGGCTCGCTTCGCTACCGAGTCATCGGAGCATATAGTGAGCGCGCCGAATGGCGTGACGGTCGGCCGGACGAGACGCCGCGCTGGACGATAGCGCCATCGATCGCATGGGACTACGCCCCGGACGGTAATCTGCTGATTGAATACCAGCACACCTACAGCGATGAACCTCTAGATCGCGGTATCTTCTATATTGAAGGTGCAGAATTCTTAACGGGTGAGGACAATTTCGCGCCGCGGACCTTTAGCCAGATGCAAAGCGCGAATGTGCAGGAGTCACATGTTGATCGCTTTGACATTCGTTTGTCGCAAGACTTAGGCGCGAATTTCGGTATCGACCTCGCTTATCAACGGATCGTGGAAGACGGCTTCGAATTCCAGGCGCAATTCGCGCGTATACGAGATCTCTACGATGCTGATGGCCTGACCTATAATGGCTCAACCGCACCGGTTCCTTATGGTGGATCCAGAGACGAGGAAACCAAGAGGACTATCGATAACATCTCCGCTGTAATGCGCGGGGAGTTTGAGATTGGGATAACTGAACACAAAATTCGCCTCGGCTATCAGCGATCCGACGCAATCTTCGCGGCGGATTTTCGTGGGAATGGAGGCGTGGGACGACGCATCATCACCAATACGCTCGACATCTTCAATCCCGACAACGATCAGGAACTCACCTTTGACGGGCGGAACAACAACTTGTCCTTCACCAACAGCCAAGACGTTGAAAGCTTTTTCGCACAATGGTCGGGCAATTTTGGTGACCGACTTCGAATCGTTGCGGGGCTGCGACACGATCAAGCGGACTTCTTCACACGCTTCGACACAACTGATGGGGTTGGAACGCCAAGCCCGAACGTCAGCGAAGAAATTTCCTTCCGCGTCGCCGGATCATATGACCTCACGGACCGCCTGACAGCTTTCGCGGGCTATTCTGACTCATATACACCTCAGAGCGGTACGACCGCCGATCTTGAGCCAATCGAAGCGCTACACAATATTAGTTACGAAGTCGGTCTCAAGGCTGAATTGTTTAGCGACCGCGTGCTGTGGACCAACACAGTCTACCAAATCACCCAAAATAATATTGCAGCTGTCGATCCGAACGATGAGACCAATATGTTCCAGATCCTGTTTGGCGAGGTGCGAATTCGTGGCTTTGAGTCCGAATTCGTCGGTGCAGTAACGAACACGCTTGATGTCAGCGCCGGTGTGGCGTTGCAGGAAAGTAAAAACGTTCGCACCGAAGACGCGGCGGTGGAGGACAACGAATTTTTCGGCGTGCCAAATTACCAGCTCAGCGCCTTTGCCAACTACCGGCTTGCCGATCTTGGCCTGCCAGATCTGGCCGTCCGCACAGGCGTCATCCATGTCGGCGACCGGGAAGGCAATGCAGAAAACAATTTCGAGCTCCCTGCCTTCACGCGGGTCGATTTCGGGCTGCGCTACACTCTGAATAGTCAGACCGATTTCGATCTGTTCGTGGAAAACCTATTCGACGAAATCTACTACGAGCAGACGCAGGGGCGCAGCAGACCGGAAAATGGCATCATCCCCGGGGACAGGCGTCTGGTTCAATTTAACGTGACGCACCGGTTCTGA
- a CDS encoding 2Fe-2S iron-sulfur cluster-binding protein, producing the protein MPATISVNSAEFPIPEDPRTTLLDFLREHVGLTGTKKGCDHGQCGACTVLVNGVRINSCLSLAAMHEGDAVTTIEGLGTSDAPSALQRAFVAHDAFQCGYCTPGQICSATALLDEIANDWPSDASGSLEDRITATDDEIRERMSGNLCRCGAYANILAAIREVAREHRT; encoded by the coding sequence ATGCCCGCCACCATATCCGTAAATTCCGCCGAGTTTCCCATCCCAGAGGACCCACGGACCACTCTTCTCGATTTCCTGCGCGAACATGTCGGCCTTACCGGCACCAAGAAAGGCTGCGACCACGGTCAATGCGGGGCTTGCACAGTTTTAGTTAACGGGGTGCGGATCAATTCTTGCCTCAGCCTTGCCGCGATGCACGAAGGCGATGCCGTCACAACCATCGAGGGATTGGGGACATCCGACGCGCCCAGTGCGTTGCAACGTGCCTTCGTCGCGCATGACGCTTTCCAGTGCGGTTACTGCACACCGGGACAGATTTGTTCAGCGACAGCCTTGCTCGACGAGATCGCCAATGACTGGCCCAGCGACGCCAGCGGCTCGCTTGAAGATAGAATCACCGCCACCGACGACGAAATCCGCGAACGTATGAGCGGGAACCTGTGCCGTTGCGGAGCCTATGCTAATATCCTCGCCGCTATTCGTGAAGTCGCACGGGAGCACCGCACATGA
- a CDS encoding MarR family transcriptional regulator produces MHLPGRSSCSDESNWRPPLASPTKLAHSVLLTSGAMTAALNRLQKKGLIRRIRSGEDRRPMRCTLHRLR; encoded by the coding sequence ATGCATTTGCCAGGCAGGTCGTCATGCAGCGACGAGTCTAATTGGAGGCCACCTCTAGCTTCGCCGACTAAACTGGCTCATTCGGTGTTGTTGACGTCTGGAGCCATGACCGCCGCACTTAACCGACTGCAGAAAAAAGGGCTCATACGACGTATCCGCTCTGGCGAAGATAGGCGCCCTATGCGCTGTACCCTCCATCGACTGCGATGA
- a CDS encoding xanthine dehydrogenase family protein molybdopterin-binding subunit: protein MSAHLKQDEPENSNRLDDMCQGVLGKAHPRVEGLAKVTGTAPYAAEYPIEGCVEGVLVTATITRGEVLAIDKEAALTMPGVISVIEDSRLATRAAQGTAGEAPRQKPTQVCYWGQPVALVIAETFEQARDAAAQVTVEYRNEEGAPLDPHSVEREEQEGETVTQGDLAHAMSEADHTVDATFTTKGHASAAMEPHAAIAQWDGTDLTVHASLQMLNYNISELADALDLDEDNVRIVSRFVGGGFGSKLGVSQETVAAAIAAMELGRPVRVVMTRQQVFQCVMRRSETTQRLRLAADADGQLTGFGHEALVSNLPGEDFVEPVLQSSHFLYAGENRTLRLDAARIHRMTAGSVRAPGEAVGMPTLEVAMDMLAEKVGIDPVELRLKNIPDKDPEEGLPFSSHTLADCLKKGAEAFGWEAGARRPRLRREGEWWIGTGMASAARVHNISEAKARVTLKPDGTALVETDMTDIGTGTYTILAQLAGEMLGLNPEQVLVELGDTDYPRGPGSGGSWGAPSAGSAVYVACRAIREELAKRLAIDEGTLALTNGKASTGESLSTLLDGEELAREGHYEPGAIKDDYTASGFGAFFAEVRVNHFTGETRVDRMVGAFGFGRVLNPMTARSQCIGGITWSIGVALTEALEFDPRDGHLANCDLAEYHVPVNRDVPDLEVVLIEERDGAASPIQAKGIGELGMCGGAAAIANAIYNACGARLFDFPMTPDRVIRAMPAKSNR, encoded by the coding sequence ATGAGCGCTCATCTCAAACAGGACGAACCCGAAAATTCGAACCGTCTGGACGACATGTGCCAAGGCGTACTCGGAAAGGCGCATCCGCGTGTCGAGGGTCTGGCCAAGGTCACGGGAACTGCGCCCTATGCCGCCGAATATCCGATCGAAGGATGTGTTGAAGGCGTCTTGGTCACCGCCACTATCACGCGCGGCGAAGTGCTCGCTATCGATAAAGAAGCGGCACTCACAATGCCCGGTGTAATATCGGTGATCGAAGACAGCCGACTTGCCACTCGCGCCGCGCAAGGCACTGCTGGCGAGGCGCCTCGTCAAAAGCCAACACAGGTTTGTTACTGGGGCCAGCCTGTAGCACTGGTGATTGCTGAGACTTTCGAACAGGCACGCGATGCAGCGGCCCAGGTAACAGTGGAATATCGCAACGAAGAGGGCGCACCACTCGATCCGCATTCTGTCGAACGGGAGGAGCAGGAGGGCGAGACCGTGACGCAGGGCGACCTTGCCCATGCAATGTCCGAAGCCGACCACACGGTTGATGCGACATTCACGACGAAGGGCCACGCCTCTGCGGCTATGGAACCGCACGCAGCGATCGCGCAGTGGGATGGCACTGATCTGACTGTCCACGCATCGCTGCAGATGCTCAATTACAACATTAGCGAACTGGCCGACGCGCTTGACCTTGATGAAGACAACGTACGCATAGTTTCGCGATTTGTCGGAGGCGGGTTCGGGTCGAAACTCGGCGTCAGTCAGGAAACCGTCGCGGCCGCAATCGCCGCGATGGAACTGGGCCGGCCCGTGCGCGTCGTGATGACCCGCCAGCAGGTGTTCCAGTGCGTCATGCGACGTTCCGAGACGACGCAGCGCTTGCGCCTTGCTGCCGATGCCGACGGTCAACTCACTGGCTTTGGGCACGAGGCGCTTGTCAGCAATCTGCCCGGCGAGGATTTTGTCGAGCCGGTGCTACAGTCCTCGCATTTCCTCTATGCAGGCGAGAACCGCACTCTCAGGCTCGATGCCGCGCGCATCCATCGCATGACTGCGGGCTCGGTGCGCGCTCCGGGCGAGGCTGTGGGCATGCCCACGCTCGAAGTTGCAATGGACATGCTGGCCGAGAAGGTTGGGATCGACCCCGTCGAACTGCGCCTGAAAAACATTCCTGACAAAGATCCCGAAGAGGGCCTTCCCTTTTCCTCGCACACGCTCGCGGATTGCCTCAAAAAGGGGGCCGAGGCCTTTGGATGGGAGGCAGGCGCGCGCAGGCCACGACTGCGGCGCGAGGGCGAATGGTGGATCGGCACCGGCATGGCAAGCGCTGCCCGCGTGCACAACATCTCCGAAGCGAAGGCACGTGTCACGTTGAAGCCAGACGGAACCGCGCTGGTCGAAACCGACATGACCGACATCGGCACTGGCACATACACAATCCTCGCACAGCTGGCGGGCGAGATGCTCGGCCTGAATCCCGAACAGGTCTTGGTAGAGCTTGGCGACACCGACTATCCACGCGGCCCCGGCTCAGGAGGCAGTTGGGGCGCACCATCTGCGGGCTCTGCGGTCTACGTCGCATGCCGGGCAATCCGCGAAGAACTCGCCAAGCGCCTCGCTATCGACGAGGGCACGCTCGCGCTCACCAATGGCAAGGCAAGCACGGGAGAAAGCCTCTCGACGCTGCTCGATGGCGAAGAACTCGCAAGGGAGGGCCATTACGAGCCCGGCGCGATCAAGGATGACTACACCGCCTCCGGCTTTGGTGCATTTTTCGCCGAAGTCCGGGTCAACCATTTCACTGGCGAAACCCGCGTCGACCGAATGGTTGGCGCCTTCGGTTTCGGGCGGGTGCTCAACCCCATGACCGCACGCTCGCAATGCATTGGCGGCATCACATGGAGCATAGGCGTAGCGCTGACCGAGGCACTGGAATTTGATCCGCGCGACGGACACCTCGCCAATTGCGACCTGGCCGAATATCATGTTCCGGTAAACCGTGACGTTCCCGACCTCGAAGTTGTGCTGATCGAGGAACGCGACGGGGCAGCCAGCCCGATCCAGGCCAAGGGGATCGGCGAACTCGGCATGTGCGGCGGCGCAGCGGCAATCGCAAACGCGATCTATAATGCATGTGGGGCGCGATTGTTCGATTTCCCAATGACGCCTGATCGTGTCATTCGAGCGATGCCCGCAAAGTCGAATCGTTGA